In Saccharolobus solfataricus, a genomic segment contains:
- a CDS encoding SMP-30/gluconolactonase/LRE family protein, with translation MEIELKTLGNYKAILGESPVYDREGNRLFWVDIDGKKVIVNNLDTNEEKYYDTPDLVTSLCLIDYKRIIVTLRHGFHTLNLTTGEITPYLELENNGENRFNDGKCDIRDRYWAGTMNLHIENPKPTASLYKLEGQRLTKVLDKLYRSNGLGWDPDNKLFYLIDTPLRKVFQFDFDKDKGDIYNKRIVMDFKYEPGRPDGMTIDEEGYLWIAHSAGGKVSRWNPKNGEKVSEIKLPVLYVSSVTFGSPEMNQIFITTMSKGGEPLAGRLFTAKMNIKGLQSYKFLT, from the coding sequence ATGGAAATAGAGTTAAAAACTTTAGGAAATTACAAAGCAATATTAGGGGAGAGCCCAGTTTACGATAGAGAAGGAAACAGACTATTCTGGGTTGATATTGATGGAAAGAAGGTAATAGTGAATAATCTCGATACCAATGAAGAGAAATATTACGACACTCCAGACTTAGTCACATCCCTCTGCCTTATTGATTATAAGAGAATAATAGTAACTTTACGTCATGGATTTCATACTCTAAACTTAACTACTGGGGAGATCACACCATATTTGGAACTAGAGAATAATGGAGAGAATAGGTTCAATGACGGGAAATGTGACATAAGGGATAGGTACTGGGCTGGGACTATGAATTTACACATAGAAAATCCGAAACCTACTGCTAGTCTATACAAATTAGAAGGACAGAGATTAACTAAAGTTTTAGATAAACTTTACAGATCTAATGGACTTGGCTGGGATCCAGACAATAAGTTATTTTACCTAATAGATACTCCGCTTAGGAAAGTTTTTCAATTTGATTTCGATAAAGATAAGGGAGACATCTATAACAAAAGGATCGTCATGGATTTTAAGTATGAACCAGGCAGACCAGATGGGATGACAATAGACGAGGAAGGTTATTTGTGGATAGCACATTCCGCGGGAGGCAAGGTTAGTAGATGGAACCCTAAGAATGGAGAAAAAGTATCAGAAATAAAACTTCCAGTACTTTACGTCTCATCAGTTACTTTTGGTAGTCCAGAAATGAATCAAATATTTATAACTACGATGAGTAAAGGAGGTGAACCTCTAGCTGGAAGACTATTCACTGCCAAGATGAATATTAAGGGATTACAGAGTTACAAATTCCTTACTTGA
- a CDS encoding glucose 1-dehydrogenase has translation MKAIVVKPPNPGVEIKDVKDDENKLSNIGLVKVKILENGICGTDREIVSGKRTSVKPPIGKDELILGHEAIGIVEVGGYGFKEGELVMPINKRGCGKCLNCLIGRPDFCETGEGLVAGTKGLDGFMREYLYDDPKYLVKIPPAIKDIAILAQPLADIEKSVESILTSQKRIPIWTCDDGTLNCRKALVVGTGPTGILFSLVLRTYGFQVWIANRRELLDNEKEILDEPRILFYNSAKGYESLVKDVDKFDLIIDTTGASASIIQELVPLLQINGVLGLFGFPRYDNFSLDYKIVQDFVINNRIIIGLDNGQKPHFQQALIHLASWKSLWPKTASKMITKIISINDEREVISSLREKLPGEIKVKIVWE, from the coding sequence ATGAAGGCAATAGTTGTAAAACCTCCAAATCCTGGAGTTGAAATTAAAGATGTGAAAGATGATGAGAATAAATTGAGTAATATCGGACTAGTTAAGGTGAAAATTCTGGAAAACGGTATTTGCGGTACTGATAGGGAGATAGTAAGCGGTAAAAGAACCAGTGTAAAGCCCCCTATTGGTAAAGATGAGCTTATCTTAGGACATGAAGCTATTGGCATAGTAGAAGTAGGTGGCTATGGTTTTAAAGAGGGCGAACTAGTAATGCCTATAAATAAGAGAGGATGTGGGAAATGTCTCAACTGTTTAATTGGTAGACCAGATTTCTGCGAGACTGGAGAAGGTCTAGTGGCTGGCACTAAGGGATTAGATGGATTTATGAGGGAATATCTCTATGATGATCCTAAATATCTAGTTAAAATCCCTCCTGCAATTAAGGATATTGCCATTTTGGCACAACCCTTAGCTGACATAGAGAAATCCGTTGAGTCAATTCTCACATCACAAAAGAGAATCCCAATATGGACTTGCGATGATGGAACCTTAAACTGTAGAAAAGCGTTAGTAGTAGGCACTGGACCTACGGGAATCCTATTTTCGCTAGTTCTGAGAACGTATGGATTTCAAGTATGGATAGCTAATCGAAGAGAGCTGTTAGATAACGAGAAAGAAATACTAGATGAACCCAGAATTCTCTTTTATAATTCGGCCAAGGGATACGAGAGTTTAGTCAAAGATGTGGATAAATTCGATTTAATAATCGATACTACAGGCGCTTCAGCATCAATAATACAAGAGTTAGTTCCCCTATTGCAAATCAATGGAGTACTAGGTCTTTTTGGCTTTCCGAGATATGACAACTTTTCTCTAGACTATAAAATCGTACAAGATTTTGTAATAAACAATAGGATTATAATAGGCTTAGATAATGGTCAAAAACCACACTTTCAACAAGCTCTTATTCACCTAGCGTCATGGAAATCTTTATGGCCGAAAACTGCTAGCAAGATGATAACGAAAATTATTAGTATAAATGACGAAAGGGAAGTTATAAGTAGTCTTAGGGAAAAGCTTCCGGGGGAAATAAAAGTCAAAATAGTATGGGAATAA
- a CDS encoding ABC transporter substrate-binding protein — MKRYKIISTIITVLMVISIGIFAMPILSQSTSVQPEGSMVIMPSPGIVWQDNFNPWNAPALPGGLIWLIYEPLALVNSLSGQIIPWLATNWTFTTGYVNLPNGTKVQTLALILYLRHDVYFTDGTPFNATAVWYTLALEQAYPQLGYSANQIANMTIINPYELEIVFKPGVTPMVLYTILEQWPVDPAQWGKIFPVEQLPNGTYVGLNKTGNPFTYPNTNPIGTGPYMLYSFSPQEIVLVANPHYWMPGEPRIKYLLYPSYPSNVQADTALNNGQITWAGLFEPNIQQQFVAKDPLHYHYYFAPGFPTMLTLNNLKWPLSDPVLRQAISLAINRTAIYYLGEYGYEPPATTPLPLPPQQLQYINSSVLQLAEQFAPPQGNVTAALQLLESHGYKLVNGQLITPNGTAVPAMTIITVAGWTDWDADLTLIAQDLKQIGITVEVQTPPFTTWYNYMETGNYWMGLMWDLISGPTPIQPLSGYLYGYWNSPGNITPIGNSTYYNIERFNLSIIHPTFEQLVNWANGNFSINDNAYYSIVNKLAALWIKYMPSIALVYGAEWYEYVNNTVTGWPTQQNYYWPAPPWTSLPSTPLPVVLALHLVNQSVPEPWWYYTSQVPSSWYTSNDPFVYQTTTTTTTSTTTTTSTTTTSTTTSTVTTTSVSTTTSVSTSVSTTTATVTTTVTSSSNTTLYAIIAVVVIIIVIIGVILGLRRR, encoded by the coding sequence ATGAAAAGGTATAAGATAATTTCTACAATAATTACAGTATTAATGGTAATAAGCATAGGGATATTTGCAATGCCAATACTATCACAGTCAACATCAGTACAACCAGAAGGAAGCATGGTAATTATGCCTAGTCCGGGTATAGTATGGCAAGATAACTTTAATCCATGGAACGCTCCAGCCTTACCCGGAGGTCTAATTTGGCTTATTTACGAACCATTAGCCCTAGTTAATTCGCTAAGTGGTCAAATTATTCCATGGTTAGCCACCAATTGGACATTTACTACCGGTTATGTTAACTTGCCAAATGGTACTAAGGTACAAACATTGGCATTAATATTATACTTAAGGCATGACGTATACTTCACTGACGGCACACCATTTAACGCTACAGCAGTATGGTACACATTAGCGTTAGAACAAGCATACCCACAATTGGGATATTCAGCTAATCAAATAGCTAACATGACAATAATAAACCCATATGAGCTAGAAATAGTATTTAAACCTGGAGTAACGCCAATGGTATTGTATACTATTTTGGAGCAATGGCCTGTGGACCCAGCACAATGGGGTAAAATATTCCCAGTAGAGCAATTACCAAATGGAACATATGTAGGACTAAACAAGACTGGAAATCCATTCACATACCCTAATACAAATCCAATAGGTACTGGACCTTATATGCTATATAGTTTCAGCCCGCAAGAAATAGTACTAGTGGCCAACCCACACTATTGGATGCCGGGAGAACCCAGAATAAAATACTTACTCTATCCATCATATCCTAGTAATGTTCAAGCAGATACTGCATTAAATAATGGGCAAATAACTTGGGCTGGACTATTCGAACCAAATATACAACAGCAATTTGTGGCAAAAGATCCTCTACACTATCATTACTATTTTGCTCCTGGATTTCCAACAATGTTGACACTCAATAACCTAAAATGGCCTTTATCCGATCCAGTTTTAAGACAAGCAATAAGCCTTGCGATCAATAGAACAGCAATATACTATTTGGGCGAATATGGATACGAACCGCCAGCAACTACGCCTCTTCCATTACCTCCACAACAGCTACAATATATAAATTCGTCGGTGTTGCAACTTGCTGAGCAATTCGCTCCACCTCAAGGTAATGTTACTGCTGCATTACAGTTGCTTGAATCCCACGGCTATAAATTAGTTAATGGCCAACTAATTACACCAAATGGTACTGCAGTACCAGCAATGACCATCATTACGGTAGCCGGATGGACTGATTGGGACGCCGATTTAACTTTAATTGCACAAGATTTGAAGCAAATAGGCATAACTGTGGAAGTACAAACACCACCGTTTACAACATGGTATAATTACATGGAAACTGGCAATTACTGGATGGGACTAATGTGGGATTTAATTAGCGGTCCTACTCCTATACAACCACTTTCTGGGTATTTGTATGGTTATTGGAATTCCCCCGGCAACATAACACCGATAGGAAATAGCACATATTATAACATAGAAAGGTTTAATTTATCAATTATCCATCCAACGTTCGAACAACTTGTGAACTGGGCAAATGGTAACTTCAGCATAAACGATAATGCCTATTATAGTATAGTAAATAAGCTAGCTGCTCTATGGATAAAATATATGCCTTCCATTGCTCTAGTATACGGCGCAGAGTGGTATGAGTATGTTAACAATACTGTTACTGGTTGGCCAACTCAGCAAAACTATTATTGGCCGGCTCCCCCATGGACCAGTCTTCCCTCAACTCCTTTACCTGTTGTTTTAGCCTTACATTTGGTTAATCAGTCTGTTCCTGAGCCTTGGTGGTATTATACTTCACAAGTTCCTTCAAGTTGGTATACTTCCAATGACCCATTCGTGTATCAAACAACCACAACTACTACAACTAGCACTACCACAACTACATCAACTACTACAACTAGCACTACCACAAGTACTGTTACTACCACAAGTGTTTCAACTACCACAAGTGTATCCACATCCGTAAGTACCACCACAGCTACTGTTACTACTACTGTAACTTCATCATCCAATACTACACTATATGCCATAATAGCAGTAGTAGTTATAATCATAGTAATAATAGGAGTAATACTAGGATTAAGAAGGAGATAA
- a CDS encoding ABC transporter ATP-binding protein, translated as MSDKLIELIHVYKDFIVRKGVFGKEHRPGIWDVNMDIRKNEIVGMVGGSGGGKTVIAWMIVGLLKPTKGSIIYTPMGLDVTKANKKQLKQYRADVQLVFQDPYSSLDPAHTVKWHIERPLKIYKYRGDIEERIKELLREVALTPPEDFLNKYPFQLSGGQRQRVYLARVLALNPKVLIADEPVSNVDASIRASLLDLFKRLRDEKGISIMYITHDIATIGYVADRVYVVKNGRIVEEGDVGTIISHPKHEYTRLLIEAVPDPYKRIE; from the coding sequence ATGAGTGACAAGCTCATTGAGTTAATACATGTATATAAAGACTTCATAGTTAGAAAAGGTGTTTTTGGAAAAGAGCATAGACCGGGGATATGGGATGTGAATATGGATATAAGGAAGAATGAGATTGTAGGTATGGTGGGAGGAAGCGGCGGAGGTAAGACAGTAATAGCTTGGATGATAGTAGGGTTATTGAAACCGACCAAAGGTTCAATAATTTATACTCCCATGGGTTTAGATGTTACCAAAGCGAATAAGAAACAACTAAAACAGTATAGAGCTGATGTTCAATTAGTTTTCCAAGACCCCTATTCCTCACTAGACCCAGCTCATACAGTTAAATGGCATATAGAAAGGCCACTAAAGATATACAAATATAGGGGTGATATTGAAGAGAGAATAAAAGAGTTACTAAGAGAAGTTGCATTAACTCCTCCAGAAGACTTTCTCAATAAGTATCCGTTCCAACTTTCTGGAGGACAAAGACAGAGAGTCTACTTGGCTAGAGTGTTGGCACTAAATCCTAAGGTGCTAATAGCTGATGAGCCAGTATCAAACGTTGATGCCTCAATAAGGGCATCACTATTAGACTTATTTAAGAGGTTAAGAGATGAGAAAGGGATATCGATTATGTACATTACTCACGATATTGCTACAATCGGATATGTGGCTGATAGGGTATATGTGGTGAAGAATGGTAGGATAGTGGAGGAGGGTGATGTGGGAACTATTATTTCACATCCAAAACACGAGTATACCAGACTATTAATAGAAGCAGTACCAGATCCATATAAAAGAATTGAATAA
- a CDS encoding ABC transporter ATP-binding protein, translating to MSEISISVKNLNVGYLSDYGIIKVLRNVSIDIPESKIIGVAGESGSGKSTLATTIMGFVNPPLYVERGSIIVDSKYDILSMSRDELNKIRGSVISYVPQAAQNSLNPIRKVKETFTDILKAKGMDYYANIDVVYNTLEEVGLTDRQVLDMYPFQLSGGMKQRVVIAISLLLNPKILIMDEPTTGLDVVVQYEILKLLKKIQKEKDLTLVVISHDIAMLFQISDYIAVMYGGQIVEYGKYNTLLEEAYHPYTYLLLSSVPTVRSRGKKLPRIPGDFEGFIRYPKGCVFSSRCPFVTSTCKEVPPQIVAYDKFGFYKCIRYPEWRNEVKKAYE from the coding sequence ATGAGCGAAATTTCAATATCGGTAAAAAACTTAAACGTAGGTTACTTATCGGACTACGGTATAATAAAAGTCCTAAGAAATGTCAGTATTGACATCCCGGAAAGTAAAATAATAGGTGTTGCAGGGGAGTCAGGTTCTGGAAAGTCTACTCTTGCAACAACGATAATGGGATTTGTAAATCCCCCATTATACGTGGAGAGGGGTAGTATAATTGTAGATAGCAAATACGATATTCTCTCGATGTCAAGAGATGAGCTAAATAAAATAAGGGGAAGCGTAATATCTTACGTTCCTCAAGCTGCGCAAAACTCCCTAAACCCAATCAGAAAGGTTAAGGAGACCTTTACAGATATCTTAAAGGCTAAAGGAATGGATTATTATGCCAACATTGACGTTGTGTATAACACATTGGAAGAGGTAGGGTTAACTGATAGGCAAGTATTAGATATGTACCCTTTCCAATTGTCTGGAGGCATGAAACAGAGGGTTGTAATTGCAATCTCACTCCTATTAAATCCAAAAATACTCATAATGGACGAACCAACTACTGGATTAGACGTAGTGGTGCAATATGAAATACTCAAATTATTAAAGAAAATACAGAAGGAAAAGGATCTAACACTGGTAGTTATAAGTCATGATATAGCAATGCTTTTCCAGATATCAGATTACATAGCTGTAATGTACGGTGGGCAAATAGTAGAGTATGGTAAGTATAATACGTTATTGGAGGAAGCTTATCATCCCTACACCTATCTTCTGCTTAGTAGTGTACCTACCGTTAGATCTAGAGGGAAAAAACTACCTAGAATTCCTGGTGACTTTGAGGGTTTTATAAGATATCCTAAAGGCTGTGTCTTTTCTTCAAGATGTCCCTTTGTTACGAGCACATGTAAGGAAGTCCCACCTCAAATCGTAGCGTATGATAAGTTTGGATTTTATAAGTGCATTAGGTATCCGGAATGGAGAAATGAGGTGAAGAAAGCTTATGAGTGA
- a CDS encoding ABC transporter permease, with protein sequence MASRKLNTFNLKIDKYGPVYNLIRGVWEQRVSRVGFYILLGIIVFSLIGVFYTPYNPSATNFPRDLPPSPQHLLGTDDYGHDIFSQLLVGGFPVIGVGFAVGLIGTLIAILIGVTAGLYAETIIDRILSAITQIFLIIPGILIIELIGAYLGALQFKLGYITILLTLSLTGWAWGARVLRSLVLSLRRREYILSSDLIGESKLSVIFNQIIPNNLPFIASNFFFTAIYGIAGFTFIYYFGLGSLTQVNWGTMLYWSLGGEAYLRGLWWWYIPPGLMIGLVAFSFALINIGIDRVANPRLRIWDVKKYMKKIEKTKEKEEVMTR encoded by the coding sequence ATGGCCAGCAGAAAGTTAAATACTTTTAATTTAAAAATAGATAAGTACGGTCCGGTTTATAATCTAATAAGAGGTGTGTGGGAACAAAGAGTATCAAGAGTTGGGTTCTATATACTACTAGGGATAATAGTATTTTCCTTAATAGGAGTATTTTATACTCCATACAATCCAAGCGCGACTAACTTTCCTAGGGATCTACCACCCTCACCTCAACACCTATTAGGCACAGATGACTATGGTCATGATATTTTTTCTCAACTTTTAGTAGGTGGATTTCCAGTAATTGGAGTAGGTTTTGCTGTAGGTTTAATAGGTACGCTAATAGCTATCCTCATAGGAGTAACCGCAGGATTATATGCAGAGACGATAATTGATAGAATATTAAGTGCAATAACTCAGATTTTCTTAATAATACCCGGTATTTTGATTATCGAATTAATAGGAGCATATCTAGGGGCATTACAGTTTAAACTAGGGTATATAACAATTTTGCTTACTCTTTCATTAACTGGTTGGGCATGGGGTGCTAGGGTTTTGAGATCTTTAGTATTATCGTTAAGGAGAAGGGAGTATATATTATCTTCTGATCTTATTGGAGAATCTAAATTAAGTGTAATTTTCAATCAAATTATACCTAATAATCTACCGTTCATAGCGTCAAACTTCTTCTTTACTGCAATTTATGGAATAGCTGGCTTTACATTCATTTATTATTTTGGATTGGGTAGTCTAACACAAGTAAATTGGGGAACTATGCTTTATTGGTCCTTAGGAGGGGAGGCTTATCTAAGAGGATTATGGTGGTGGTACATTCCTCCTGGGCTTATGATTGGTTTAGTAGCGTTTTCGTTCGCTTTAATAAACATAGGGATTGATAGAGTTGCGAATCCAAGGCTAAGGATATGGGACGTAAAGAAATATATGAAGAAAATAGAAAAAACAAAAGAGAAGGAGGAAGTGATGACTAGATGA
- a CDS encoding Gfo/Idh/MocA family protein, with translation MKTILFFILIFNSQYMSKRIGVAVVGLGSIGKTHVKALKDLEKETEFVKLVAVVDQIKAIAEKIGSEYGTPYYTTIDEVLRNSEVDVISIATPSYLHAPQAILAIEYGKHVIVEKPMATTLAGAREMVSRAERNEVKLGVIFQERYAPDIRRLKNDILKELGRIYLIESELKWYRDMKGYYKRDEIARSWRGMWNTEGGGVMTNQGIHTIDLMIWLNGEVEEVSGFVDNLTHDGIEVEDTAVAIMRYKNGALGTISQTVSMKPTTYQYRKIRVNGSNGFVEITDGSLSTVAIEGKIEESKSSVEYKKETIAQPGNLHKELLRDFLRALSEDNDFPINGKEGMKSLEVIKAVYLSSVNRQVVKLPLDVRIVV, from the coding sequence GTGAAGACTATATTATTTTTTATTTTAATATTTAACTCTCAATACATGTCAAAGAGAATTGGTGTAGCGGTTGTAGGTCTAGGCTCAATTGGTAAAACTCACGTAAAAGCATTAAAGGACTTAGAAAAGGAAACAGAATTCGTAAAACTAGTTGCGGTAGTGGATCAGATTAAGGCAATAGCAGAAAAAATAGGAAGTGAATACGGTACACCCTATTATACCACTATAGATGAAGTATTAAGAAACTCAGAGGTCGATGTCATAAGCATAGCAACCCCTTCCTATTTGCACGCACCCCAGGCTATTTTAGCAATTGAATATGGAAAACACGTAATAGTCGAAAAGCCAATGGCTACCACTCTAGCTGGAGCTAGAGAGATGGTAAGTAGGGCTGAGAGAAATGAGGTTAAACTAGGAGTAATATTCCAAGAGAGATATGCCCCTGACATAAGGAGGTTAAAGAACGATATCTTGAAAGAGCTTGGTAGAATATATTTGATAGAGTCAGAATTGAAATGGTACCGTGATATGAAGGGATATTATAAGAGGGATGAGATAGCTAGGAGTTGGAGGGGCATGTGGAACACAGAAGGAGGTGGAGTTATGACAAATCAAGGTATACATACTATTGATTTAATGATATGGCTTAATGGTGAAGTGGAAGAGGTGTCTGGATTTGTTGACAATTTAACTCATGATGGAATCGAAGTCGAGGACACAGCAGTCGCGATTATGAGATACAAGAACGGAGCATTAGGTACTATTTCTCAAACAGTCTCAATGAAGCCCACTACTTACCAATACAGGAAGATTAGGGTAAATGGAAGTAATGGGTTTGTGGAAATTACTGACGGTAGTCTTAGTACAGTCGCAATTGAGGGTAAAATAGAGGAGTCAAAATCCAGTGTTGAATATAAGAAAGAAACGATAGCTCAGCCAGGTAATTTGCATAAGGAGTTGCTCAGAGATTTCTTAAGGGCTCTATCAGAGGATAATGATTTTCCGATAAATGGAAAAGAGGGTATGAAAAGCTTAGAGGTGATAAAAGCCGTTTACCTTTCCTCAGTTAATAGACAAGTAGTGAAGTTACCTTTAGATGTTAGGATTGTAGTGTAA
- a CDS encoding sugar phosphate isomerase/epimerase family protein, whose protein sequence is MKLGIQSYSLRKLTYENALKVMSELGISYVEAFPRHLPPSSNSVKDIINLHKENGVKVIAHGVNHLKSDKKELRSIFDFANKVEIEVITADPDEDCLNLMSDLVKEYDIKVAIHNHGPYHRWGSYKKIYEFTKNLDYRVGMCLDLAHLFRYGENPIEAVNTLRDRIHDIHVKDVNNKGEDVIVGSGILDVKGVIGKVKELNLDIPLMIEYEPEPENPLPGIVKSLEYVKKLL, encoded by the coding sequence ATGAAACTCGGAATACAAAGTTATTCGCTTAGGAAATTAACTTATGAGAATGCTTTAAAGGTAATGTCTGAGTTAGGAATATCCTACGTTGAAGCGTTCCCAAGACACTTGCCTCCTTCTTCTAATAGTGTTAAGGATATAATCAATTTACATAAAGAAAACGGAGTCAAAGTTATCGCCCATGGGGTTAACCATCTTAAGAGCGATAAGAAAGAGTTGAGAAGTATCTTCGACTTCGCAAACAAGGTTGAAATTGAGGTAATAACTGCGGATCCAGATGAGGATTGCCTTAACTTGATGAGTGACCTAGTAAAGGAATACGACATTAAAGTTGCCATACATAATCATGGTCCCTATCATAGATGGGGGTCTTATAAGAAGATTTACGAGTTCACGAAAAACTTAGATTATAGAGTTGGAATGTGTCTTGATCTAGCCCACTTATTTAGATATGGCGAGAATCCAATTGAGGCAGTAAATACACTAAGGGATAGAATTCACGACATTCATGTAAAAGATGTAAATAATAAGGGAGAGGACGTAATAGTGGGTAGTGGAATTTTAGATGTGAAGGGAGTTATAGGCAAGGTAAAGGAGTTGAATCTAGACATACCGCTAATGATAGAATATGAGCCAGAACCAGAAAACCCTCTTCCGGGAATAGTTAAGTCCTTGGAGTACGTGAAAAAACTACTCTAG
- the malA gene encoding alpha-glucosidase MalA, whose protein sequence is MQTIKIYENKGVYKVVIGEPFPPIEFPLEQKISSNKSLSELGLTIVQQGNKVIVEKSLDLKEHIIGLGEKAFELDRKRKRYVMYNVDAGAYKKYQDPLYVSIPLFISVKDGVATGYFFNSASKVIFDVGLEEYDKVIVTIPEDSVEFYVIEGPRIEDVLEKYTELTGKPFLPPMWAFGYMISRYSYYPQDKVVELVDIMQKEGFRVAGVFLDIHYMDSYKLFTWHPYRFPEPKKLIDELHKRNVKLITIVDHGIRVDQNYSPFLSGMGKFCEIESGELFVGKMWPGTTVYPDFFREDTREWWAGLISEWLSQGVDGIWLDMNEPTDFSRAIEIRDVLSSLPVQFRDDRLVTTFPDNVVHYLRGKRVKHEKVRNAYPLYEAMATFKGFRTSHRNEIFILSRAGYAGIQRYAFIWTGDNTPSWDDLKLQLQLVLGLSISGVPFVGCDIGGFQGRNFAEIDNSMDLLVKYYALALFFPFYRSHKATDGIDTEPVFLPDYYKEKVKEIVELRYKFLPYIYSLALEASEKGHPVIRPLFYEFQDDDDMYRIEDEYMVGKYLLYAPIVSKEESRLVTLPRGKWYNYWNGEIINGKSVVKSTHELPIYLREGSIIPLEGDELIVYGETSFKRYDNAEITSSSNEIKFSREIYVSKLTITSEKPVSKIIVDDSKEIQVEKTMQNTYVAKINQKIRGKINLE, encoded by the coding sequence ATGCAGACAATAAAAATATACGAGAACAAAGGCGTTTACAAAGTAGTTATAGGAGAACCATTTCCCCCCATAGAATTCCCACTTGAGCAAAAGATATCATCGAATAAATCTTTATCAGAGTTGGGTTTAACAATAGTTCAACAAGGTAACAAGGTTATTGTCGAGAAATCATTGGATTTGAAAGAGCACATTATAGGATTGGGAGAGAAGGCGTTTGAGTTGGATAGAAAGAGGAAAAGGTATGTGATGTATAACGTTGACGCTGGGGCTTATAAGAAATATCAAGATCCACTTTACGTTAGTATACCCTTATTTATATCAGTGAAAGACGGCGTTGCAACTGGTTACTTCTTCAACTCAGCTTCTAAAGTGATCTTCGACGTGGGACTTGAGGAATACGATAAAGTAATTGTTACAATTCCAGAGGACTCAGTAGAGTTTTACGTGATTGAAGGGCCAAGAATTGAGGACGTTCTAGAGAAATACACGGAGCTTACCGGAAAACCTTTCCTACCTCCCATGTGGGCTTTCGGTTACATGATATCACGCTACTCTTACTACCCCCAGGATAAGGTTGTTGAGTTAGTAGATATAATGCAAAAGGAGGGTTTTAGAGTAGCTGGAGTATTCTTAGATATACACTACATGGACTCCTATAAGTTATTTACATGGCATCCTTATAGGTTCCCAGAACCTAAAAAGCTAATTGACGAATTACACAAGAGAAACGTTAAGCTAATTACAATAGTTGACCACGGAATAAGGGTTGATCAGAATTATTCACCATTTCTTTCCGGAATGGGAAAATTCTGTGAGATTGAAAGTGGTGAACTATTCGTAGGTAAAATGTGGCCTGGTACTACTGTCTATCCAGACTTCTTCAGGGAGGATACTAGAGAATGGTGGGCTGGGTTAATCTCCGAATGGCTTTCACAAGGAGTTGATGGTATTTGGCTAGACATGAATGAACCAACTGACTTCTCTAGGGCTATTGAGATCAGAGACGTTTTATCTTCGTTACCCGTACAGTTCAGAGATGATAGACTTGTTACCACTTTTCCAGATAACGTAGTTCACTACTTGAGGGGAAAGAGGGTTAAACACGAAAAAGTTAGAAATGCTTATCCTTTATATGAGGCTATGGCAACGTTTAAGGGGTTTAGGACAAGCCATAGGAATGAAATATTTATCTTGAGTAGAGCCGGTTATGCCGGAATACAAAGATACGCATTCATCTGGACTGGTGATAATACCCCTTCATGGGATGATTTGAAGCTTCAACTACAATTGGTTCTCGGCTTATCGATTTCTGGTGTACCATTTGTAGGTTGTGATATAGGTGGATTTCAAGGCAGGAACTTCGCGGAAATTGACAACTCTATGGATTTATTAGTCAAATATTATGCTTTAGCCTTGTTCTTCCCCTTCTATAGGTCACACAAGGCAACTGATGGTATAGATACGGAACCAGTTTTCCTGCCAGATTACTATAAGGAGAAAGTAAAGGAAATCGTGGAGTTGAGGTATAAGTTCTTACCCTATATTTATTCCTTAGCTTTAGAGGCTAGTGAGAAGGGACATCCGGTAATTAGACCTCTATTTTACGAATTCCAGGATGATGACGACATGTATAGAATAGAAGACGAGTATATGGTTGGTAAGTATTTGCTTTACGCTCCAATTGTAAGTAAAGAGGAGAGTAGGTTAGTAACATTACCTAGAGGTAAGTGGTACAATTACTGGAATGGCGAGATAATAAACGGTAAGAGTGTTGTTAAGTCTACTCATGAGTTGCCAATTTACTTGAGAGAAGGATCAATAATCCCGTTGGAGGGTGACGAGTTAATAGTTTACGGTGAGACCTCGTTCAAGCGTTACGATAATGCTGAAATTACCTCCTCAAGTAATGAAATTAAGTTTTCAAGGGAGATTTATGTATCTAAGCTAACTATCACATCAGAGAAACCAGTGAGCAAGATAATAGTTGACGATAGTAAGGAAATTCAAGTAGAGAAGACAATGCAAAACACTTACGTTGCTAAGATTAATCAAAAAATTAGGGGAAAGATTAACCTAGAGTAG